The genomic window GGCGATACGATCGCGGGGTTCAGCAGCCGCGGGCCGGTGCTGGTCGACGGTAGCGGTCGTCCGAAGCCCGATGTCGCCGCTCCGGGGCTGGGCGTGCGCTCCAGCGTTCCCGGCGGAGGCTACGCAAGCTCCACCGGCACCAGCATGGCGGCACCTCACGTGACGGGCCTCGTGGCGTTGACGCTCTCTGCGGCTACTTGTATGCGGCCGGCCGATGACAGAATCGAGGAGTTCGTCAAAGGCTCGGCCCGGCCACTCAGCGCTAGCCAGACGTGCGGAGATCTGCCCGGCTCCCAGAGCCCCAACAACACGTTCGGGTGGGGAGCCGTGCGCGCGCTGCGACCACTTTGTCGGGATGAGTCGGTGGGGGGCTTGGCCTCTGGAGTGGAGCCGGAGAAGGTCGTCTGTAGGAATCGCACGCAGCGGGTGAGAAAGACGGTACGCCTGAACGGACAGGTCGCGTGGGATTGCGAAGCCGCCGGAGTGCCCGCCGCGGCGGGCGATCGCGTCAGGCTGATCCTGACCGGCAAGGCCGACGGCTCCAGAGCGTTGGGAGCCTCGCTCTCGCGCATCGAGCCGACAAAGGCGGTCTGCCGGAACCTGACCACCGGGAAGAAGAAGCGCTACAAGCTCGAGGGCACCGTTTCGTGGGACTGCCAAGACAAGGGGCTCGCGGTCACCGTGAGCGACGAGATTAAACAGATCATCGTCGGCAGAGTACGAGCCGATTGATCCGGCACGGGCGGAGAGTCACCGCAAGCGGCCGTCGGCTCTCGTGCCCCGGCGTTCGCTGGCGCCAGCGGCGAGGAAGAGCTCCACTAGCGAACGCGAACTGCCAGCGACTCGGCTTCGCTGGCGACGTCCGAGAACCAGCCGACGTTCTCCCTGACCAAATCCAGCACCAGCCGGTAGTCCCCGGCGGCCACAGGAGCCTCGATCTGCAGGGTGGTGGCAAGCTCCGCCCCGGGCTCGAGCGGTTCTTCGAATCTCGAGCGAACGGCTCTAGCCTTGGGGCCCGTTTCATCGGCGCGAACCCAACGATAGGCGATATGAACCGGAATCGGCCCTTCTGAGGCGAAAGCGGACTCACTTGCGTTGAGCAGGCGCACCGGCAGGCGAAAGGTGCCCCCCTTTTCAACCTCGAGGGGCGCTTGCGCCTCCAGCCACTGGACTCGGTAGTGCTCGGGCCTGGTGATCTGGTCGCGCCTGCCGATGAAGTTGAGCTTGGCCCCGGCGAAGAAAATCGGAGACGGCATTGCCGGGTCATGCAGGCGCTCGCCGTGCGATACGCGTACGGTCATTTCGTATACGTAGTACAGGGCGCCCAGCTCGGAGTGCTCCCGCGGTGGGAGCCGAGGTTGGACCTCGAAGACTCGCGAGCGCTCACCTTCGCGCTTCGCGTTCTCGAAACGGATGGTTTCGCGATCCCCGGCGAGCTCGATTTCGATCTGATTGTCCGGTGGGAAAGTCGACACCTCGAAGAACAGACCCTTGATCAAACGGTCGCTGAAGACCATGATCTCGACCGGCACTCGGGCATGAACCAGTGGAACTCCCTTGGGCTCGCGGTCGGGCATGAAGTAGTCCTTGCGGCCCGTCAGCACGAGGTGGGGGTAGGCGAAGACGCCGTAGCCCGGAAGCGTCTTGCGCAGCGAAAGATCGTAGGGGAACTTCTGAAATGGGGGGTTTCTGGTGTGGGCCTGGAGTGTCGGCAGGGGAACGGGGGCGCCGAAGGGCGTGAACAGGATGGTTCCCAGGAACAAGCCCGCGGCGGCCGCGCCCGGTACCGTCAGCCAGGCGGGCTTGACCTTGGTCACCAGAAAGAGAAACGCCGGATACGCCATCAGGAAATACCGGTTGCCGACAAAACCGCCGCCGCCGTGCCAGTTGAGCGGAATTATGCAAATGAAAAAAAGAGCGATCGTCGTCAGCGCCAGTAGGGTCAGCCAACCCTCCGGCCGATGCCGGCGGTGGATCAAGAAAAGGAGAAAGCTGATCACCGCGAACGGCATGTACAGCAGCAGGCCGGTGTGACGACCCCAGAAGAAGTAACCCAGGCTCTGGCTGATCTCCCGGAAGTTCGTCGGAGGCGCTCGGAAGACCCAGGACCAGGAGTTGGCGGTCTTGGAGGCCTCGGCCAGCCGTTGGGGCAACTGCTCGATCACCTCGACGGCGGTCTCCGGATACTCGACTTTGATTCCACCCCGCGCGACGCCCAGGTAGGCGGTCGGGTGCCCCGTCAAGAGCATCGAGCCTCCGGCCAGGGTCAGCATGCTGACCGTCAGAGCCGCGGCCCAGACTCCGACGGCCTTCAGGTTGCGACGGCGCCAGATGGCGTAAGTCAAGGGCAGGGCGAAGGCCAGAAGCATCGGTTTGTTGTAGATGCCGATGGCCAGCGCAGCCGCTGAGATCGGAGTTGCGAGCCGAGACAGCCGACCCCGCTCGAATCTGCCGAGGACACAGAAGAAGGCCACCGTCACCGCGGTCATGTTGAGAATCTCGGGCTGGAGCCAGAAGACGTAGGCCCACGCCGGGCTCAGGACGAAGAAAGCAGAGGCAAAGAGAATCGCGGAAGCCTCGTCGTTGAATAGCTTCAGATAGTGCACTCCACACCAGAGCATGAGCAAGAAGAGGAGCGCGTTGAATGAAACCAGCCCGTTGGCGCCGAACAGAGCGACCAGCGGTGCCGTCAAAAGAGGGTAGATATATGGCTTGCCGAAATAGATCGTGTTCCAGCCGTCGTCGCTCATCAGGATGAGGTTCTGGGTCGGCAAGAACGGGTAGTTGTCGAGAAGCCTCGGAAAGTCGCGGGGCTCTACCAGGAGGTTTCCGTCCTCGACCAGGCTCTGGGCCATGAGCAGGTAGGCGGGCTCGTCGGCCTTGAGCGTCGGAGGCAGCCCGGGCTTGCCGACCGAGCCGGTGAACAGCACCAAGAACAACGCCATGGAAAGAAAGGCGAGGTGGGTAGCCCGGCTCATTGCGGTCGAGCGAGTTTACTGCAAAACTTGCGCTCCTTGCGGACGTCCGAGAACAACTCAGAGCTCATGAGAGAACCCGGAGTTGCCATCGTCGTTTTGACGTACGACGGCTTCGAACTGGTGCGGGAAACGCTCAAGTCGATCGGCGCCCTGGAGTACTCGAATGTCGACGTCCTGGTCGTCGACAACGGCTCGAGCGATTCCACCAGGTCGAATATTCGCCAGAAGTTTCCCGATGCCGAAGTGTTGAGGAGCGAGGTGAACCTCGGAGTGGCCGGCGGTTTCAATGTCGGATTGCGCTGGGTTCTCAACGGCGATTGGAAGTACGCGCTGCTCATGCACAACGATGTCGAGCCGGAACCTTCGATGCTTCGTGAGCTGGTCAAAAAGGCTGAATCCGAGCCCCGAGCCGCGGCGGTGGGCCCGAAGATCCACCTATTCTGGGATCGCGAGCGGCTGCTATCGGCCGGTGGCCTGTTGCGCGTCGGCCGCGTTCCGGTGAAATGGCGCGGCTATGACGCGATCGACAGGGGACAGTACGACGTCGATCGCCAGGTCGACTGCGTTACCAGCGCGGCCATGCTCATCAATCTCGAAGCGGTTTGGAGAGTCGGATTGTTCGACCCTCAGCTACGCCATTTCGAAGACGCCGACTGGTGCCTGCGGGCGCGCGAAGCGGGATTCGAGTCTTTCTATTGCCACCGCGCCGCTGCCTGGCGGTTGGCCGTGCGCTGGGCGCCCGATCGGCCGGCCCGGGCTGTCGAAGCAGGCCGCTCGGCGGCCTTTCTGATCCGTCGCCACGCCGCGCTCGGGCGCAGAGTGCTGTTCTTTCTCACCACGGTGGGCGCGCTCGTCCCCGCGCTGATGGAGCGCTGGTTTCGCAAGCGCCGCA from bacterium includes these protein-coding regions:
- a CDS encoding glycosyltransferase family 2 protein, which produces MREPGVAIVVLTYDGFELVRETLKSIGALEYSNVDVLVVDNGSSDSTRSNIRQKFPDAEVLRSEVNLGVAGGFNVGLRWVLNGDWKYALLMHNDVEPEPSMLRELVKKAESEPRAAAVGPKIHLFWDRERLLSAGGLLRVGRVPVKWRGYDAIDRGQYDVDRQVDCVTSAAMLINLEAVWRVGLFDPQLRHFEDADWCLRAREAGFESFYCHRAAAWRLAVRWAPDRPARAVEAGRSAAFLIRRHAALGRRVLFFLTTVGALVPALMERWFRKRRSPLARARGALAAGSATLADPPRAQ